The following are from one region of the Hymenobacter radiodurans genome:
- the paaN gene encoding phenylacetic acid degradation protein PaaN yields MTETTQKHQSTLDTAIKALHGRTFFAHFPENPSPEIYGADADRLGREAFEARRNQHYTELLQGEPEAWAGQEESPYEQQSLGIKYPYFAPQTLIERAEKAFGEWRKVKPAQRAALLTAVLDGMKERFFEIAYATMHTTGQAYMMSFQASGPHAADRALEAIAAGYEEQTRFPEETTWEKPMGKYNITLQKTWRAVPKGVALVIGCSTFPTWNTVPGMFASLVTGNPVIVKPHPKAVLPIAIVVAEVQKVLAENGLDPNICQLAVDAEDRLITKDLCESPAVKLIDYTGGTQFGDYVESLKGKTVFTEKTGVNSIILDSCDDLDKVAQNLAFSVSLYSGQMCTAPQNFFIPESGVTVNGTQIPYEEVVQKLAAAVTGLATNPKAGPHVLGAIQNPDTQKRVEQMALNGGRSILAHGTVNNPTFQNARTCSPSIYEVQSSQVEKYSQELFGPIMLVIKTKDTQESIRLAAQLAREHGAISCGAYTTNQEIKEQIMDEMSLAGTPVSFNLTGGIYVNQNAGFSDFHVTGGNPAGNASFTNPEFVIKRFTWVGFREPAQAAAV; encoded by the coding sequence ATGACTGAAACCACCCAAAAACACCAGTCCACCCTCGACACGGCAATTAAGGCTTTACACGGCCGTACTTTCTTCGCGCATTTCCCCGAAAACCCCTCGCCTGAGATCTACGGTGCCGATGCCGACCGCCTTGGCCGTGAGGCATTTGAAGCCCGCCGCAATCAGCATTATACCGAGCTTCTGCAAGGCGAGCCCGAAGCTTGGGCTGGCCAGGAGGAGTCGCCTTATGAGCAACAATCATTAGGTATTAAATATCCCTATTTTGCTCCCCAGACCTTGATTGAGCGGGCCGAAAAGGCTTTTGGCGAGTGGCGCAAAGTAAAGCCCGCCCAACGCGCCGCTTTGCTTACTGCAGTGCTGGACGGCATGAAGGAGCGGTTTTTTGAAATTGCCTACGCCACCATGCACACTACCGGGCAGGCCTATATGATGTCTTTTCAGGCTTCGGGCCCCCATGCGGCGGACCGTGCTTTAGAAGCCATTGCCGCTGGCTACGAAGAGCAGACGCGCTTCCCAGAAGAGACGACCTGGGAGAAGCCCATGGGCAAGTACAATATCACGCTGCAAAAAACCTGGCGCGCCGTGCCGAAAGGTGTTGCGCTGGTAATTGGCTGCTCCACTTTCCCAACCTGGAATACGGTGCCCGGTATGTTTGCCTCGTTGGTAACCGGCAATCCGGTCATTGTTAAGCCGCACCCCAAAGCGGTGCTACCTATTGCCATTGTGGTGGCCGAGGTACAAAAGGTGCTGGCTGAAAATGGCCTGGACCCCAACATCTGCCAACTAGCCGTGGATGCGGAAGACCGCCTGATTACGAAGGACCTCTGCGAAAGCCCCGCCGTGAAGCTCATCGACTATACCGGTGGCACTCAGTTTGGCGACTATGTTGAGAGCCTGAAAGGCAAGACCGTATTCACCGAAAAAACCGGCGTCAACAGCATCATCCTCGACTCCTGCGACGATCTGGATAAGGTGGCTCAAAACCTGGCCTTCTCTGTGAGCTTGTACTCAGGTCAGATGTGCACGGCTCCCCAAAACTTCTTTATCCCTGAGTCTGGTGTAACTGTGAACGGGACGCAGATTCCCTACGAGGAAGTAGTGCAGAAGCTGGCGGCCGCGGTTACGGGCTTGGCTACCAATCCCAAAGCTGGTCCGCACGTGCTGGGCGCCATTCAGAACCCTGATACGCAGAAGCGCGTGGAGCAAATGGCCCTCAACGGTGGTCGCAGCATTTTGGCCCACGGCACCGTCAACAACCCAACGTTTCAGAACGCCCGCACCTGCTCGCCAAGCATTTATGAAGTGCAGTCGAGCCAAGTGGAGAAGTACAGCCAGGAGCTGTTTGGGCCGATTATGCTGGTTATCAAAACCAAAGACACCCAGGAAAGCATCCGTTTGGCTGCGCAGTTGGCCCGGGAGCATGGTGCTATCAGCTGCGGCGCTTACACTACCAATCAGGAAATAAAGGAGCAGATCATGGATGAGATGAGCTTGGCTGGCACGCCGGTAAGCTTCAACCTCACGGGGGGCATTTATGTGAATCAAAACGCTGGCTTCTCCGACTTCCACGTGACGGGCGGCAATCCGGCGGGTAACGCTAGCTTCACGAATCCTGAGTTTGTAATCAAGCGCTTTACCTGGGTTGGCTTCCGTGAGCCAGCGCAAGCGGCGGCGGTTTAG
- a CDS encoding DUF7010 family protein, with protein MLLEKDFTALRLELSVKAKNGVDFIVAASILWSVITVIWMQPNPPSRNALFTFIVGGAMLPLAFAFSKVFKTTWAIKNNPLDPLGLWLNFAQLFYFPFLIFIYIKEPQYFIMTYGIITGAHFFPYAWFYNVKGYAVMAGVIAFGCLFIGLNVTIQNLYLIPLFIAVSLVVLSVIISVSYRRNKEIYDNQSAQVNQLAQEQFA; from the coding sequence ATGCTACTCGAAAAAGACTTCACTGCCTTGCGGCTTGAACTGTCGGTGAAGGCAAAAAATGGCGTCGATTTTATCGTGGCTGCTAGCATTTTGTGGTCGGTCATTACCGTCATCTGGATGCAGCCAAACCCGCCGAGTCGCAATGCGCTATTCACGTTTATTGTTGGTGGCGCAATGCTCCCTTTAGCTTTTGCTTTTTCTAAAGTATTCAAGACTACTTGGGCGATAAAGAACAACCCACTGGATCCGCTGGGTTTGTGGTTAAATTTTGCTCAGCTCTTTTACTTCCCTTTCCTTATTTTCATTTATATAAAAGAGCCCCAATACTTTATCATGACGTACGGTATTATAACCGGCGCCCATTTTTTTCCTTATGCCTGGTTTTATAACGTAAAAGGCTACGCCGTGATGGCGGGTGTTATTGCGTTCGGCTGCCTATTTATTGGCTTGAATGTCACTATCCAAAATCTGTATTTGATTCCGCTTTTTATCGCTGTTTCACTCGTCGTATTAAGCGTCATAATTTCGGTTTCTTACCGAAGAAATAAAGAGATTTATGATAACCAATCTGCACAGGTAAACCAACTAGCACAAGAGCAATTCGCATAA
- a CDS encoding sensor histidine kinase — translation MSFSFSRRRLYWILQVVCWGLFGAIGTLIIVLTGQKITPGMLATQAFMMGLYIATTHGLRALIRRGNWLKLSVPKVLLRLLPLNLTLALLTQCVVCVLMIYGLKVFTLEQFRWSYLLLYTLNMNFVFWLWSGLYFSLHYLDNYKQADIDKWKLAAAVREAEMRTLKAQINPHFMFNGLNNIRALVTEDPLRAREMITHLSDLLRYSIQLNSTEQVTLAREIEIVEHYLELEAVQLEERLSYSLDVDPAALDVLIPPMTLQLLVENSIKHGIAPRPAGGQITISARLNDAHELLLVTVRNTGHYQPIPGHEGVGLRNARERLQLLFGHKAALSIGNDAATPDVVTAQLQLPLTTQLHPA, via the coding sequence ATGTCCTTTTCCTTCTCCCGACGCCGGCTTTACTGGATTTTGCAAGTGGTATGCTGGGGGCTGTTTGGCGCCATAGGAACCCTGATTATTGTGCTTACCGGCCAGAAGATTACGCCCGGCATGCTGGCCACGCAGGCCTTTATGATGGGCCTTTACATCGCCACTACGCATGGGTTGCGGGCGCTTATTCGGCGGGGCAACTGGTTGAAGCTGTCGGTGCCCAAGGTGTTGCTGCGCCTGCTGCCACTCAACCTAACGCTGGCATTGCTGACGCAATGCGTGGTTTGCGTGCTCATGATTTATGGATTGAAAGTGTTCACGCTGGAGCAGTTTCGGTGGAGCTATCTGCTGCTGTACACTCTCAATATGAACTTCGTATTCTGGCTTTGGTCGGGTTTATATTTCAGTCTTCACTACCTCGACAACTACAAGCAGGCCGATATTGATAAGTGGAAGCTGGCCGCTGCCGTGCGGGAAGCCGAGATGCGTACGCTGAAGGCTCAGATCAATCCGCACTTTATGTTCAATGGCCTGAACAACATCCGGGCTCTAGTGACGGAAGACCCACTGCGGGCCCGCGAGATGATTACGCACCTGTCGGACTTGCTGCGCTACTCAATTCAGCTCAACAGTACGGAGCAGGTAACGCTGGCCCGCGAAATCGAAATTGTGGAGCATTACCTGGAGTTGGAAGCAGTGCAATTGGAGGAACGCCTCAGCTACTCACTCGATGTTGACCCGGCAGCGTTGGACGTGCTGATTCCGCCCATGACCTTGCAGCTTTTGGTGGAGAACAGCATCAAGCACGGCATCGCACCCCGGCCCGCTGGGGGGCAAATTACGATCAGCGCCCGCCTCAACGACGCGCACGAATTGCTGCTGGTAACCGTGCGCAACACGGGCCACTATCAGCCCATCCCCGGCCACGAAGGCGTAGGATTGCGCAACGCCCGCGAAAGGCTACAGCTTTTATTTGGCCATAAAGCCGCCCTTAGTATTGGTAATGATGCTGCTACGCCCGATGTCGTAACGGCTCAGCTACAACTCCCGCTCACCACCCAACTGCACCCGGCATGA
- the bamE gene encoding outer membrane protein assembly factor BamE domain-containing protein: MRNLFSLAALAALLLLPACTAQESYQNAKSCAEVEIGMSQEQVRRIMGEPTGRDTTSAPGQVWSYLFGSATDTSPIRVEFGDDGKVKAKQCAPEASGSERPTGN; the protein is encoded by the coding sequence ATGAGAAATTTATTCTCCCTGGCTGCTCTGGCCGCCTTGCTGTTATTGCCGGCCTGTACTGCCCAGGAAAGCTACCAGAATGCCAAGAGCTGCGCCGAAGTTGAAATTGGCATGAGCCAGGAGCAGGTACGCCGCATTATGGGCGAGCCCACGGGCCGCGACACCACCTCGGCGCCCGGCCAAGTGTGGTCGTACCTTTTCGGCAGCGCCACCGACACCAGCCCCATCCGCGTCGAGTTTGGCGACGATGGTAAAGTCAAGGCCAAGCAGTGTGCGCCGGAAGCTTCCGGCTCCGAGCGTCCAACGGGGAATTAA
- a CDS encoding LytR/AlgR family response regulator transcription factor, whose protein sequence is MNALLIDDSRLARTELRHLLQAFSDVNVVGEAKNAAEARTQIQALNPDLLFLDIHMPGGSGFDLLASLEIAPQVIFTTAYDEYALRAFEVNALDYLLKPVQENRLAAALDKARTQTFASPILPPTEPAATPLTANDQVFVKDGERCWFVRLSDIRLFEINGSYTQIYFNDCRPLIPRTLQHLETRLDPKVFFRANRQQIINLKWIDTIEPWFSNTLKIKLKDGPEVEVSRQQSVRFREVMSL, encoded by the coding sequence ATGAACGCCCTGCTCATCGACGATTCCCGCCTGGCCCGCACCGAACTACGCCACCTTCTGCAAGCCTTCTCCGATGTAAACGTAGTGGGCGAAGCCAAAAACGCCGCCGAAGCCCGCACCCAAATTCAGGCCCTCAACCCTGACCTTCTGTTTCTGGATATTCACATGCCCGGCGGCAGCGGCTTCGATTTGTTGGCTTCCCTGGAAATTGCCCCCCAGGTCATTTTTACGACCGCCTACGACGAGTATGCCCTGCGCGCCTTCGAAGTAAACGCCCTGGATTACCTGCTCAAGCCGGTGCAAGAAAACCGCCTGGCGGCTGCCCTCGATAAAGCCCGCACGCAGACTTTTGCATCACCCATTTTGCCCCCCACCGAGCCAGCCGCTACTCCTCTCACCGCCAACGACCAGGTGTTTGTTAAAGACGGCGAGCGGTGCTGGTTTGTGCGCCTCTCCGACATTCGGCTTTTCGAGATAAATGGCAGCTACACCCAGATCTATTTCAACGACTGCCGCCCACTTATCCCACGCACGCTTCAGCACCTCGAAACCCGCCTTGATCCGAAAGTCTTCTTTCGCGCCAATCGCCAACAGATTATTAACCTAAAGTGGATTGACACCATTGAGCCGTGGTTTAGCAACACCCTAAAGATTAAGCTAAAGGATGGACCAGAAGTAGAGGTGTCGCGCCAACAATCAGTGCGGTTTCGGGAGGTGATGAGCTTGTGA
- a CDS encoding universal stress protein yields the protein MPAPLLVLTDFTPDADLALSYAAAIATELEAPIVLLHIRRTSLLDPEALSGRIPQWSEGEIASELSKRTADLTVPATVDISNDLLESAVAAAVAQHQPQLIVLGRPDYNKPDELIDTTSLTLLRHTPVPLLVVPITAPAQPNLRRVTIGADNQPFSLSPQVVEFCQNLLSAFNATINITHVVEPEDDDNSSLASQQVEKSGLTTGFQRITTRGQRHLSPVDGIIAAVEEDSGGLLILIARRHSILQRMFHQSVSARVVRNSPGPVLVLPAQP from the coding sequence ATGCCTGCTCCCCTCCTAGTCCTCACCGATTTCACGCCTGACGCCGATCTCGCCCTGAGCTATGCCGCTGCCATTGCCACTGAGTTGGAGGCACCCATCGTGTTGCTGCACATTCGCCGCACTTCCCTGCTCGATCCGGAAGCCTTAAGTGGCCGGATTCCGCAATGGAGCGAGGGCGAAATAGCTTCGGAGCTTAGTAAACGAACGGCGGATCTGACGGTGCCCGCTACGGTGGATATTTCCAATGATCTGCTGGAGAGCGCCGTAGCCGCGGCTGTAGCCCAACATCAGCCCCAGCTTATCGTGCTGGGTCGCCCCGATTATAACAAGCCCGACGAGCTTATTGATACTACCTCGCTGACTTTGCTACGGCATACGCCCGTGCCGCTATTGGTGGTGCCAATTACGGCTCCAGCCCAGCCAAATCTGCGCCGCGTAACTATTGGCGCCGATAATCAGCCCTTTTCATTGAGCCCGCAGGTAGTAGAGTTTTGCCAGAATCTGCTGAGCGCCTTCAACGCCACCATAAACATCACGCACGTAGTAGAGCCCGAAGACGACGACAATTCCTCTCTGGCTTCACAGCAAGTAGAAAAAAGCGGCCTGACAACTGGTTTTCAGCGCATCACGACCCGCGGGCAGCGCCATTTGAGCCCCGTAGATGGCATTATAGCGGCCGTAGAAGAGGATAGCGGGGGCCTATTAATCCTCATTGCAAGACGGCACAGCATCCTGCAACGAATGTTTCACCAAAGCGTATCGGCGCGCGTGGTACGAAACAGTCCGGGCCCGGTGCTGGTATTGCCAGCCCAGCCGTAA
- a CDS encoding TonB-dependent receptor family protein: protein MFLRYCQPLPLLLLLQLPSHAQTPDTARTVRLPEATVVGYGQNLPLRRTAAGVSVLDATVIDRFNQTSLTQAVNTLPGVRLEERATASYRLSVRGSTLRSPFGVRNVKLYYNDIPFTEASGSSPLNLLDPATIGRIEVIKGPAGSVYGAGTGGAVLLSTRRPVAGESQAQVGFTAGSFGLRRYTVTTETGSATANLRAQYTRQTLDGYRQNSAVRRDVLTLDGEFTPSEQQTISVHALYTDLDYQIPGSLTRAQFEQNPRQARPTVGTQLGTVDQRAGYASRSALLGVTHDYRFSSRWSNKTTLYASGTTIKTPFLTDLERNTSLGWGGRSVFGYRAALAGRLLRLSAGGEFQNSFENSRNYQNRRGTPGTLRYDDEISTSVGFGFAQADWELPANFLLTAGASLNGLRYQIARVSDAAARPDSFAFRRNFQPVVSPRVALLKEITPRISAYASVSSGFSPPSEEEIRPSDGSLNRDLKAERGTSYELGTRGSLFHKRLTFDVAAFDFRLKQTIVTRTTETGVNVFFNSGSTRQRGVEAAVSGWLWRPILSTFARGTFTPSANILPNSLRAWASYAYNHFRFRDYQQGDQNYSGNRLTGTAPHTLSAGLDFNQDLGFYLQPSLSHQAQIPLNDANTVYAAGYWTFATRAGWRRVLGGKLEMDIYAGLENATDRRYSLGNDLNAFGQRYFQPAPGRNWYSGVQLGWRW, encoded by the coding sequence ATGTTTCTTCGTTACTGCCAGCCGCTGCCGCTGCTTTTGCTGCTTCAGCTTCCCTCGCACGCCCAAACTCCCGATACGGCCCGCACTGTGCGCTTGCCCGAGGCCACAGTGGTCGGTTACGGCCAGAACCTGCCGCTGCGGCGCACGGCGGCCGGCGTGAGCGTACTCGACGCCACCGTCATCGACCGCTTCAACCAAACTTCGCTTACCCAGGCCGTGAATACGCTGCCGGGCGTGCGGCTGGAGGAGCGCGCCACGGCCAGCTACCGCCTGAGCGTGCGCGGCAGCACGCTCCGCTCGCCGTTTGGCGTCCGCAATGTGAAGCTCTACTACAACGATATTCCTTTCACTGAAGCCAGCGGTAGCAGTCCACTCAACTTACTTGACCCAGCTACTATTGGGCGGATTGAGGTGATAAAAGGGCCAGCGGGCAGCGTGTACGGCGCCGGAACAGGCGGCGCGGTACTGCTCAGCACCCGTCGTCCGGTAGCTGGCGAATCGCAGGCACAAGTGGGCTTTACGGCCGGCAGCTTCGGGCTGCGACGCTACACGGTAACTACCGAAACCGGTTCGGCCACGGCCAACTTACGGGCCCAATACACCCGCCAAACCCTGGATGGCTACCGCCAAAACAGCGCCGTCCGCCGCGACGTGCTGACGCTCGACGGAGAATTTACGCCCTCTGAGCAGCAAACCATTTCCGTTCACGCCCTCTACACCGATTTGGATTACCAGATTCCCGGTAGCTTGACAAGGGCGCAGTTTGAGCAGAATCCGCGGCAGGCGCGGCCTACGGTGGGCACCCAACTCGGCACCGTAGATCAACGGGCTGGTTATGCGTCGCGGTCGGCGCTGCTGGGCGTTACGCATGATTACCGGTTCAGTAGCCGATGGTCGAATAAGACGACTTTGTACGCATCGGGGACGACTATCAAAACGCCATTTTTGACCGATCTGGAACGCAATACGTCGCTTGGCTGGGGCGGACGCTCGGTGTTTGGCTACCGCGCGGCCCTGGCGGGACGCTTGCTACGCCTGAGCGCCGGGGGCGAGTTTCAAAACAGCTTCGAGAATTCGCGCAACTACCAGAACCGCCGCGGTACGCCCGGTACTTTGCGCTACGACGATGAAATTAGTACCAGCGTGGGTTTCGGTTTTGCCCAGGCCGATTGGGAGTTGCCCGCCAATTTCCTGCTAACGGCAGGCGCCAGTCTAAACGGCCTGCGCTACCAGATTGCGCGGGTTTCGGATGCGGCGGCGCGGCCGGATAGCTTTGCGTTTCGGCGCAATTTTCAGCCGGTGGTATCACCGCGGGTGGCGTTGCTCAAGGAAATTACCCCCCGGATATCCGCTTATGCCAGCGTGAGCAGCGGTTTCTCGCCCCCTAGCGAAGAGGAAATCCGCCCGTCCGACGGTAGCCTCAATCGCGACCTAAAAGCCGAGCGCGGCACGAGCTACGAGCTAGGCACGCGTGGCAGCTTGTTCCACAAACGTCTCACGTTTGATGTGGCCGCATTCGATTTTCGTTTGAAGCAAACTATCGTCACGCGCACTACAGAAACAGGCGTAAACGTGTTTTTCAACTCCGGCTCCACCCGGCAGCGCGGCGTAGAGGCTGCCGTGAGCGGCTGGTTGTGGCGTCCTATATTGAGTACTTTCGCGAGGGGTACTTTCACTCCTTCGGCTAACATATTGCCCAACAGCCTGCGGGCCTGGGCCAGCTACGCCTACAACCATTTCCGCTTCCGTGATTACCAGCAGGGCGACCAAAACTACAGTGGCAACCGCCTCACCGGCACCGCACCGCACACCCTTTCCGCCGGCCTCGATTTCAACCAGGATCTTGGTTTTTACCTTCAGCCTTCCCTTAGCCACCAAGCCCAGATTCCGCTCAACGATGCGAATACGGTGTATGCGGCCGGCTACTGGACGTTTGCCACGCGCGCCGGGTGGCGGCGGGTGCTGGGGGGTAAATTAGAGATGGACATCTACGCCGGCCTCGAAAATGCCACCGACCGGCGCTACAGCCTCGGGAACGATCTGAATGCCTTTGGCCAACGCTACTTCCAGCCCGCACCCGGGCGCAATTGGTACAGCGGGGTACAACTGGGGTGGCGGTGGTAA
- a CDS encoding sll1863 family stress response protein codes for MSYTPKPENMRVPNHLSDAELQQALEELDSKIKTLQNRAHATTANSHHTYHEHVAALEVKRAKLTEMLSRDTDSTKREPSTWDEIRRGIDTLRDDLRNLI; via the coding sequence ATGTCCTACACTCCCAAACCCGAAAATATGCGCGTGCCCAACCACCTCTCCGACGCCGAACTACAACAAGCGCTGGAAGAGTTGGATAGCAAAATAAAGACGCTGCAAAACCGCGCCCACGCCACCACGGCCAATTCCCACCACACCTACCACGAGCATGTGGCGGCGCTAGAAGTAAAGCGCGCCAAGCTAACCGAGATGCTCAGCCGTGATACCGACAGCACAAAGCGCGAGCCCAGCACTTGGGACGAAATTCGGCGCGGCATTGATACCCTGCGCGACGATTTGCGCAACTTGATTTAA
- a CDS encoding PQQ-dependent sugar dehydrogenase, with protein sequence MTILRNTLTAAALCSALTTAAQNDYQKTVTASYKGNIFKPGQVEATDARVAQLKAPTGFAVTKFADKLEKPRMLAVAPNGDVYVSNRDKGTITLLRDTNKDGKADLTKQVAQRDNLHGLALKDGKLYIAAVREVYAADVKSDGTLSELKTLYKDLPDAGQHPNRTLNFGPDGKLYLSVGSTCNACDEPNKENATLLEIKPDGSGRRVVAKGLRNTIGFGWHPTTKVLYGLDHGIDWLGDEDQREELNEIKEGADYGWPFVFAEGKANPADEPPGGLTHEQYAAKTEKPKLLYTAHSAPLGMIFNTGGQFPKEYQNDAFVTMHGSWNRAEPSGYKIVRVHFNEQGQPEKFEDFVTGWLVNNNKEQFGRVCGIAQHADGSLLVSDDANGVIYRVAYAGATPGGKSVKKTQTGR encoded by the coding sequence ATGACCATCCTTAGAAATACGCTTACAGCCGCGGCACTCTGCTCGGCTCTGACGACCGCCGCTCAAAACGATTACCAGAAAACCGTCACTGCTTCCTACAAAGGCAATATTTTCAAGCCCGGTCAGGTAGAAGCTACTGATGCTAGGGTAGCGCAGCTCAAGGCGCCCACCGGCTTTGCCGTTACCAAATTTGCCGATAAGCTCGAAAAGCCTCGCATGCTGGCCGTAGCGCCCAACGGCGATGTGTACGTGAGCAACCGCGACAAAGGCACCATCACGCTGCTGCGCGACACCAACAAAGACGGCAAAGCCGACCTCACCAAGCAAGTAGCCCAGCGCGACAATCTGCACGGGCTGGCTCTGAAAGATGGCAAGCTCTATATAGCCGCCGTGCGCGAAGTGTACGCCGCCGATGTAAAATCAGACGGTACATTGAGTGAGCTAAAAACCCTCTACAAAGACCTGCCCGACGCCGGTCAGCACCCTAACCGCACGCTCAACTTCGGGCCCGATGGCAAGCTCTACCTCTCGGTGGGCAGCACCTGCAACGCCTGCGACGAGCCCAACAAAGAAAACGCCACGCTGCTGGAAATCAAGCCCGACGGCTCCGGTCGGCGCGTGGTGGCCAAGGGGCTGCGCAACACCATCGGCTTCGGCTGGCACCCGACTACCAAAGTGCTTTACGGCCTCGACCACGGCATCGACTGGCTCGGCGACGAAGACCAGCGCGAGGAGCTAAACGAGATAAAAGAGGGCGCCGACTACGGCTGGCCCTTCGTATTTGCCGAGGGCAAAGCCAACCCCGCCGACGAGCCACCGGGCGGCCTAACCCACGAGCAGTACGCAGCCAAAACCGAGAAGCCCAAGTTGCTCTACACGGCTCATTCGGCTCCGCTGGGCATGATTTTCAACACTGGGGGGCAATTTCCCAAAGAGTACCAGAACGATGCCTTCGTAACCATGCATGGCTCCTGGAACCGCGCCGAGCCTAGCGGCTACAAAATCGTGCGCGTGCACTTCAACGAGCAGGGTCAACCCGAGAAGTTCGAGGACTTCGTGACGGGCTGGCTGGTGAATAACAACAAGGAGCAGTTCGGCCGCGTTTGCGGCATCGCCCAGCACGCCGACGGCTCCCTGCTGGTTTCCGATGATGCCAATGGTGTGATTTATCGGGTGGCGTATGCCGGGGCCACGCCGGGGGGCAAATCTGTGAAGAAGACCCAGACAGGCCGTTAG
- a CDS encoding alpha/beta fold hydrolase, which produces METVFRKSGLRVLRPGLAPQGCPAAVLRSQHPYSPIAQNGLQDVLKLYSDFIAQLPAKPIVIGHSYGGLILQLLLQQDSVAAGVAIESAPPLGVVALSWSLVRSVLPMLGLFSSAKTTFLPSFAQWQYAIANGLPLADQEAFYERLLAPESKKVIREALSLRARVDFRRPHAPLLFLAGGTDRIMPAVLNRANFQRYRHAQSVTEYHELPGRCHAMLGQSTWREDATFVLHWLAELKMAAVASQT; this is translated from the coding sequence ATGGAAACCGTTTTTCGAAAGTCAGGGCTACGCGTGCTACGCCCCGGCCTGGCCCCACAAGGATGCCCCGCCGCGGTGCTACGGAGCCAGCATCCTTACTCTCCCATCGCGCAAAACGGCCTGCAAGACGTGCTGAAGCTGTATTCTGATTTCATTGCCCAGCTACCGGCCAAGCCTATCGTCATCGGGCACTCCTACGGTGGGCTCATTTTGCAGCTCCTGCTCCAGCAAGATTCGGTGGCGGCCGGCGTGGCCATTGAGTCGGCGCCGCCGCTGGGCGTGGTGGCGTTGAGCTGGTCGCTGGTGCGCTCGGTGTTGCCGATGCTGGGCTTGTTTTCCTCCGCCAAGACCACCTTTCTGCCCAGCTTTGCCCAGTGGCAATACGCTATTGCCAACGGCCTGCCGCTAGCCGATCAGGAGGCCTTTTACGAGCGCCTGCTGGCCCCGGAATCGAAAAAAGTAATTCGGGAGGCCCTCAGTCTTCGAGCCCGCGTTGATTTTCGCCGGCCGCACGCGCCGCTGCTGTTTCTGGCTGGCGGCACCGACCGGATTATGCCGGCGGTGCTCAACCGCGCCAACTTTCAGCGCTACCGGCATGCGCAGTCTGTAACTGAATACCACGAGTTGCCCGGCCGCTGCCATGCGATGCTGGGTCAGTCTACTTGGCGGGAAGACGCAACGTTTGTGCTGCATTGGCTAGCTGAATTGAAGATGGCAGCAGTCGCTTCCCAAACCTAA
- a CDS encoding alpha/beta fold hydrolase, giving the protein MNNLSSFRQYCYSLILLLLLSFCLPVLLFAADNPAAHPSFSVTVTGKGRPMLLIPGLTCPGGVWDETVARYQKQYQCHVVSLAGFGGQPAQANMPEHLLQTVRDELLTYIKTQKLNKPVVVGHSLGGFLGLWMSTTAPEAVGPLVIVDSLPFLTAVQNPAMTADMAKPMAEGMRKQMTGKMPIAAQRQMVAGLITDTARVSQATRWGQDSDVRTVAQAMYDMYTTDLRADLGRIQQPALVLGAWAAYKAYGSTKESTRAIFAQQYAKLPQHTIEMSEAGKHFLMWDDTAWFFAQTDAFLKQHAVAKK; this is encoded by the coding sequence GTGAACAATCTCTCCTCCTTCCGCCAGTATTGCTACTCGCTCATTCTGCTTTTGCTGCTGAGCTTTTGCCTGCCCGTTCTCCTGTTTGCCGCCGACAACCCCGCGGCCCATCCGTCTTTCTCCGTCACCGTAACGGGCAAAGGCCGACCCATGCTGCTGATTCCGGGCCTCACCTGCCCCGGCGGCGTGTGGGACGAAACGGTGGCGCGCTATCAGAAACAGTACCAGTGCCACGTGGTATCGTTGGCCGGTTTTGGGGGCCAGCCAGCTCAGGCCAATATGCCAGAGCATCTGCTCCAAACTGTCCGCGACGAGCTGCTCACCTACATCAAAACGCAGAAGTTAAATAAGCCGGTGGTGGTTGGTCATAGCTTGGGGGGCTTTTTAGGGCTTTGGATGAGCACTACCGCGCCCGAAGCCGTTGGCCCGCTGGTTATTGTAGATTCGCTGCCGTTCCTGACGGCGGTTCAAAACCCTGCCATGACCGCCGACATGGCCAAGCCAATGGCTGAGGGTATGCGCAAGCAAATGACCGGCAAAATGCCAATAGCCGCGCAGCGCCAGATGGTAGCAGGCCTGATAACCGACACCGCCCGCGTCAGCCAGGCCACGCGCTGGGGCCAGGATTCGGATGTTCGCACCGTGGCCCAAGCCATGTACGATATGTACACCACCGACTTACGCGCCGACTTGGGCCGCATTCAGCAACCCGCGTTGGTGTTGGGTGCCTGGGCGGCCTACAAGGCCTACGGCTCAACAAAGGAAAGCACCCGCGCTATTTTCGCTCAGCAATATGCCAAGCTGCCCCAGCATACTATTGAAATGTCGGAGGCCGGCAAGCACTTCCTAATGTGGGACGACACCGCGTGGTTTTTTGCCCAAACCGATGCTTTTTTGAAGCAACATGCAGTAGCTAAAAAGTAA